One window of Microcoleus vaginatus PCC 9802 genomic DNA carries:
- the psaB gene encoding photosystem I core protein PsaB: protein MATKFPKFSQDLAQDPTTRRIWYGIATAHDFESHDGMTEENLYQKIFASHFGHIAIIFLWTSGSLFHVAWQGNFEQWIKDPLNVRPIAHAIWDPQFGAPAVEAFTQGGASNPVDISYSGVYHWWFTQGIRTNADLYQGAIFLLLLAAVFLFAGWLHLQPKYRPSLSWFKNAESRLNHHLAGLFGVSSLAWTGHMVHVAIPESRGQHVGWENFLSTPPHPAGLAPFFTGNWSVYAENPDAPNHVFGTSEGAGTAILTFLGGFHPQTESLWLTDIAHHHLAIAVLFIVAGHMYRTNFGIGHSIKEMLDSKAGLVGGKSEGQFNLPHQGLYETYNNSLHFQLGIHLAALGVITSLVAQHMYAMPPYAFMAKDFTTQAALYTHHQYIAGFIMVGAFAHGAIFLVRDYDPEANKGNVLDRVLQHKEAIISHLSWVSLFLGFHTLGLYVHNDVVVAFGTPEKQILIEPVFAQFIQAAHGKALYGMDVLLSNPDSLASTAWPNYANVWLPGWLDGINSGTNSLFLAIGPGDFLVHHAIALGLHTTTLILVKGALDARGTKLMPDKKDFGYAFPCDGPGRGGTCDVAAFDSFFLAMFWMLNTLGWVTFYWHWKHLGIWQGNVAQFNESSTYLMGWFRDYLWLYSAQLINGYNPYGTNNLSVWSWMFLFGHLVWATGFMFLISWRGYWQELIETLVWAHERTPLANLVRWKDKPVALSILQGRVVGLAHFTVGYILTYAAFVIASTAGKFG, encoded by the coding sequence ATGGCAACGAAATTTCCAAAATTTAGCCAAGACCTTGCCCAAGACCCGACCACACGGCGGATCTGGTACGGGATTGCCACAGCACACGACTTTGAAAGCCACGATGGCATGACGGAAGAAAATCTTTACCAAAAGATTTTTGCTTCTCACTTCGGCCACATAGCAATCATTTTCTTGTGGACTTCGGGCAGCCTGTTCCACGTAGCATGGCAAGGTAACTTTGAACAGTGGATTAAAGACCCCCTAAACGTCCGCCCGATCGCTCACGCGATTTGGGACCCGCAATTCGGCGCTCCTGCAGTAGAAGCTTTCACTCAAGGGGGCGCTTCTAACCCAGTGGACATCTCTTACTCCGGTGTCTACCATTGGTGGTTCACTCAAGGGATTCGGACAAACGCTGACCTGTATCAAGGAGCTATCTTCTTGCTACTACTGGCGGCTGTCTTCCTGTTCGCAGGTTGGTTGCACCTCCAGCCCAAGTACCGCCCCAGCTTGTCTTGGTTTAAAAATGCTGAATCTCGCCTCAACCACCACTTGGCTGGTTTGTTCGGTGTCAGCTCTTTGGCTTGGACTGGTCACATGGTTCACGTTGCTATCCCCGAATCTCGCGGACAGCACGTAGGTTGGGAAAACTTCTTGTCTACCCCGCCTCACCCGGCAGGTTTGGCTCCGTTCTTCACTGGTAACTGGAGCGTATACGCCGAGAACCCAGATGCACCGAACCATGTCTTCGGTACTTCCGAAGGCGCTGGAACCGCAATTCTGACTTTCTTGGGTGGCTTCCACCCTCAAACAGAATCCCTGTGGCTGACAGACATCGCTCACCACCACTTGGCGATCGCAGTTCTGTTTATCGTTGCCGGTCATATGTACCGGACTAACTTCGGTATCGGTCACAGCATCAAAGAGATGTTGGATTCTAAGGCTGGTTTGGTCGGCGGCAAGAGTGAAGGGCAGTTCAACTTGCCTCACCAAGGCTTGTACGAAACCTACAACAACTCGCTGCACTTCCAACTGGGAATTCACCTCGCTGCTTTGGGCGTGATCACCTCCCTGGTAGCACAGCATATGTACGCGATGCCTCCCTACGCTTTCATGGCGAAGGACTTCACGACTCAGGCTGCGCTTTATACGCACCACCAGTACATTGCTGGATTCATCATGGTCGGCGCTTTCGCCCACGGAGCTATCTTCTTGGTGCGGGACTACGATCCTGAAGCAAATAAAGGTAACGTGCTCGATCGCGTGTTGCAGCACAAAGAAGCGATTATCTCTCACTTGAGCTGGGTGTCGCTGTTCTTGGGCTTCCACACTCTGGGCCTGTACGTTCACAATGACGTGGTAGTTGCTTTTGGTACTCCTGAAAAGCAAATCTTGATTGAACCAGTGTTCGCACAGTTCATCCAAGCTGCTCACGGAAAAGCTCTCTACGGCATGGACGTGCTGTTGTCTAACCCTGACAGCCTTGCTTCTACCGCTTGGCCGAACTATGCTAACGTGTGGCTCCCAGGCTGGTTAGACGGGATTAACAGCGGTACTAATTCTCTGTTCTTGGCGATCGGACCTGGCGATTTCTTGGTTCACCACGCGATCGCACTAGGCTTGCACACCACCACCTTGATCTTGGTCAAGGGAGCTCTCGACGCTCGCGGTACTAAGCTGATGCCGGACAAGAAAGACTTCGGTTATGCTTTCCCTTGCGACGGCCCCGGCCGTGGCGGTACTTGCGATGTCGCTGCGTTTGACTCTTTCTTCCTGGCTATGTTCTGGATGCTGAACACCCTGGGTTGGGTAACGTTCTACTGGCACTGGAAGCACCTGGGCATCTGGCAAGGTAATGTGGCTCAGTTCAATGAGTCTTCTACCTACCTGATGGGCTGGTTCCGCGATTACCTCTGGCTGTATTCCGCTCAGTTGATCAACGGTTACAACCCGTATGGTACTAACAACTTGTCTGTCTGGTCTTGGATGTTCTTATTCGGACACCTTGTTTGGGCAACTGGTTTCATGTTCCTGATCTCTTGGAGAGGTTACTGGCAAGAGTTGATCGAGACTTTGGTTTGGGCTCACGAGCGCACTCCTTTGGCTAACTTGGTTCGCTGGAAAGACAAGCCTGTTGCTTTGTCCATCCTCCAAGGTCGTGTTGTGGGTCTGGCTCACTTTACTGTGGGATACATCCTCACTTACGCCGCCTTTGTAATTGCCTCGACGGCCGGGAAATTCGGGTAA
- a CDS encoding cold shock domain-containing protein has product MKPVLNKGQLTTWKDDRGFGFIKPDDGSKKVFLHISALKGASRHPKVGDTILYERVAETDGKVRATRASIQGVAPRHEPTKQKLKKPGLLKTVASIGILAVIVLVTMQLSRSRSLSSITSIAKPGCTIKGNISINTGNKVYHLPGMEDYESTVIDQASGERWFCTESEASANGWRKAPR; this is encoded by the coding sequence ATGAAACCTGTTCTGAATAAAGGGCAACTGACAACATGGAAAGACGATCGGGGGTTTGGCTTCATTAAACCCGATGATGGCAGTAAAAAAGTTTTCTTGCATATCAGTGCGCTGAAGGGAGCAAGTCGCCACCCAAAAGTCGGAGATACGATTTTGTACGAGCGAGTTGCTGAAACAGACGGGAAAGTACGTGCCACTAGGGCATCAATTCAAGGTGTTGCACCTAGACATGAGCCAACAAAGCAGAAACTAAAGAAACCCGGTCTACTCAAAACAGTTGCTAGTATTGGGATTCTGGCTGTCATTGTGCTTGTTACCATGCAGTTGAGTCGCAGTCGTTCTCTCTCTTCAATTACATCGATCGCAAAACCAGGATGTACTATCAAAGGCAACATCTCGATCAATACAGGCAATAAGGTTTATCACCTTCCAGGCATGGAAGATTACGAATCAACAGTTATCGATCAAGCTAGCGGAGAGAGATGGTTTTGCACAGAGTCCGAGGCGAGCGCCAATGGTTGGCGTAAAGCACCGAGGTAG
- a CDS encoding XRE family transcriptional regulator, with the protein MGLVRVKVRELAAERGWTFKEVAERSGVIYSTITSYARRSEISMVDFTALYKLARAFDVMIEDLVEIIEE; encoded by the coding sequence ATGGGTTTAGTCAGAGTTAAAGTGCGAGAGCTAGCGGCTGAGAGGGGCTGGACATTTAAGGAGGTGGCTGAGCGATCAGGCGTGATCTACAGCACCATAACCAGCTATGCTCGTCGTTCAGAAATATCAATGGTTGACTTTACCGCCCTGTATAAGTTAGCGCGGGCATTTGATGTGATGATTGAGGACTTGGTGGAGATTATTGAGGAGTAG
- a CDS encoding XRE family transcriptional regulator, producing the protein MGLVRLKIRELAAEKGWTLKEVSDRSGVIYSTVRSYARRPEMAMVDFTCLRKLARTFDVMIEDLVEVLEE; encoded by the coding sequence ATGGGTTTAGTCAGGCTAAAAATTCGGGAACTAGCGGCGGAGAAGGGCTGGACGCTTAAGGAAGTATCCGATCGTTCCGGGGTAATTTATAGCACTGTCAGAAGCTATGCTCGTCGTCCTGAAATGGCAATGGTTGACTTTACTTGCCTGCGGAAGTTAGCTCGCACTTTTGATGTGATGATTGAGGATTTGGTTGAGGTTTTGGAGGAATAG
- a CDS encoding XRE family transcriptional regulator, protein MGLVRIKVRELAAEKGWTFKEVSERSGVVYNTVKHYARCPGLTTVDFTLLLKLARTFDVMIEDLVEVLEE, encoded by the coding sequence ATGGGTTTAGTAAGAATTAAAGTCAGAGAACTAGCAGCAGAGAAAGGCTGGACATTCAAGGAAGTTTCAGAACGTTCTGGGGTGGTATACAACACGGTCAAGCATTATGCTCGCTGTCCAGGGCTGACAACGGTTGACTTTACTTTGCTGCTAAAATTAGCTCGGACTTTTGATGTGATGATTGAGGACTTGGTTGAGGTTTTGGAGGAATAA
- a CDS encoding CO2 hydration protein, whose protein sequence is MVQTPNKPATKLPPSKHQFAEVIHRLEAGGAMIPDTPENLMQIIAIWKAYAVPMDFYWRDLLYIAERVFLHPLPFFKYFLPQEYLDLQNHYAGDGADLRIWRGTGSVHPELLEFMQKGETGKMPRLFHHLWHDRINMEFAEECMRSMLWHRGLYVPTNQFDPYLDSDEYKANADRAIKAYFKKNPFMLALHKAFPEMFLEQCRQMSYYSNLGLFWEVMAPVFFEVSDLYDEGKITTVPQAMEFLVNGIFAIAGRPIYHHVQIDGETYEIIPKSKGFTWLYEAALPYVEAVFYRTSPFRGTKSYNAQAKEVPDDQKDFHYGVLYADKFPVGTAGIPPTLLAQDMLHFLPPYLMDFYKQRCRGEDDILNQIGVTFQRSMYCVTSAVIQALRTALLYPLDDPNPKHLKANRAFFESQIDRFCRPEYGMKYAAKLKNIQTSDYR, encoded by the coding sequence ATGGTACAAACCCCTAATAAACCAGCAACTAAACTACCTCCTTCCAAACACCAATTTGCCGAAGTAATTCACAGGCTGGAAGCTGGCGGCGCGATGATTCCAGATACGCCGGAAAATCTGATGCAAATCATCGCTATCTGGAAAGCTTACGCAGTGCCGATGGATTTCTACTGGCGGGATTTACTTTACATCGCCGAACGGGTATTTTTACACCCACTTCCTTTCTTTAAATACTTCTTGCCCCAGGAGTATTTAGACTTGCAAAATCACTATGCAGGCGACGGTGCAGATTTGCGAATTTGGCGCGGGACTGGAAGTGTTCACCCGGAACTTTTGGAGTTCATGCAGAAGGGTGAAACTGGTAAAATGCCGCGGCTGTTTCACCATTTGTGGCACGATCGCATTAACATGGAATTTGCCGAAGAGTGCATGAGGTCAATGCTTTGGCACCGGGGCTTGTACGTGCCGACCAATCAATTCGATCCTTATTTGGACAGTGACGAATATAAGGCTAATGCCGATCGGGCAATTAAAGCTTACTTCAAAAAAAACCCGTTCATGCTGGCACTTCACAAAGCATTTCCAGAAATGTTTTTAGAACAGTGCCGCCAAATGTCTTATTACAGCAATCTCGGTTTATTCTGGGAAGTCATGGCGCCGGTGTTTTTTGAGGTTTCCGACTTGTACGACGAAGGGAAAATTACGACAGTCCCGCAGGCGATGGAGTTCCTCGTAAATGGCATATTTGCGATCGCCGGTCGTCCGATTTACCACCACGTTCAAATCGACGGCGAAACCTACGAAATCATCCCCAAATCTAAAGGTTTCACTTGGCTTTATGAAGCAGCGTTACCTTACGTGGAAGCTGTATTTTATCGCACTTCGCCGTTCCGAGGAACCAAATCTTACAACGCTCAAGCTAAGGAAGTTCCTGACGATCAAAAAGACTTCCACTACGGAGTGCTTTATGCCGACAAATTCCCGGTAGGTACGGCGGGCATTCCGCCAACTTTGCTAGCACAAGATATGCTGCATTTCCTGCCGCCTTATTTGATGGATTTCTACAAACAGCGCTGTCGCGGCGAAGATGATATTCTCAATCAAATTGGGGTGACTTTTCAGCGATCGATGTACTGCGTTACTTCGGCGGTGATTCAAGCTTTGCGGACTGCTCTTTTGTATCCTTTAGATGACCCAAATCCAAAGCATTTGAAGGCAAATCGAGCTTTCTTTGAGTCTCAAATCGATCGCTTCTGTCGCCCGGAATACGGCATGAAATATGCTGCGAAGTTGAAGAATATTCAGACTTCCGATTATAGGTAA
- a CDS encoding NADH-quinone oxidoreductase subunit M, translating into MLSALLWLPALGAAVVGFLPGNINGMRLRSIASAFAAAIFILNIWLLTQFDPANSGLQFQEYLPWIPQLGLSYNLGIDGLSLPLLVLSALLTLLVIYGTGEKMERPQLYYALILLINAGIAGALMSQNLLLFVLFYEVELIPFYLLIAIWGGKQREYAAMKFLIYTAVSGLLVLAAFLGVAWLSGSLNFDYTAITTQELPLNTQLILLTIVLIGLGIKIPLVPLHTWLPDAYVEASPATAILLGGILAKLGTYGLVRFGLQMFPETWSIIAPALAIIGTVSVMYGALSAIAQKDIKRMVAYSSIGHMGYILVACAAGTKLALIGAVGQMVSHGLILALLFYLVGIIETKVGTRDLDVLNGLMNPMRGLPTASSLLVLGGMASAGIPGLVGFIAEFLVFQGSFSAFPIPTLLCILASGLTAVYFVILLNRTCFGKLDNATAYYPPVTFGENMPALVLAGIIFVLGIQPAWLLKWSESTTNAIVATLPTDRNTQVAISYPLEHSDMEIASTQTKSASAD; encoded by the coding sequence ATGCTTAGTGCCTTGCTCTGGTTGCCCGCGTTGGGCGCTGCGGTAGTCGGGTTCCTGCCGGGAAATATCAATGGGATGCGTCTGCGTTCAATAGCCTCGGCTTTTGCGGCAGCTATTTTCATTTTGAATATCTGGCTGCTGACTCAATTCGATCCAGCCAATTCGGGACTGCAATTTCAAGAATATTTGCCTTGGATTCCACAATTAGGTTTGAGCTACAACTTGGGCATTGACGGTTTGTCCTTGCCGCTGCTGGTTTTAAGTGCTTTGCTGACGCTATTAGTCATTTACGGCACGGGCGAAAAGATGGAGCGCCCCCAGCTTTACTACGCTTTGATTTTGCTAATCAATGCTGGTATTGCCGGAGCTTTGATGTCTCAAAATTTGCTGCTGTTTGTACTGTTTTACGAAGTAGAATTAATTCCTTTTTACCTGTTGATTGCGATTTGGGGCGGAAAGCAGCGGGAATACGCTGCCATGAAGTTTTTGATCTACACGGCAGTTTCGGGACTTTTAGTGCTGGCAGCATTTTTGGGTGTGGCTTGGCTGAGTGGGTCTTTAAATTTCGATTACACTGCGATTACCACTCAAGAATTGCCCTTGAACACGCAATTGATCCTGCTAACAATTGTACTAATTGGGTTGGGAATTAAAATTCCTTTAGTGCCGCTGCATACGTGGCTGCCTGATGCTTACGTCGAAGCTTCGCCAGCAACAGCAATTTTGCTGGGAGGGATTCTGGCGAAGTTGGGAACTTACGGTTTAGTGCGGTTTGGCTTGCAGATGTTTCCCGAAACTTGGTCGATTATAGCCCCCGCTTTAGCGATTATCGGGACTGTGAGCGTGATGTACGGTGCTTTGAGCGCGATCGCCCAAAAAGATATCAAGCGCATGGTAGCCTATAGTTCGATCGGACATATGGGCTACATCCTCGTTGCCTGCGCGGCGGGTACGAAGCTGGCATTAATCGGTGCTGTCGGGCAAATGGTAAGCCACGGATTAATTTTAGCTTTGCTGTTTTATTTGGTAGGCATCATCGAAACCAAAGTTGGCACGCGGGATTTGGACGTGCTCAACGGTTTGATGAACCCGATGCGGGGTTTACCCACTGCCAGTTCCCTGTTAGTTTTGGGCGGCATGGCAAGCGCCGGTATTCCGGGTTTGGTGGGTTTTATTGCTGAATTTTTAGTCTTTCAAGGTAGTTTTTCAGCATTTCCAATTCCAACTTTACTGTGCATTTTAGCCTCGGGGTTAACAGCAGTTTACTTTGTAATTCTGCTCAACCGCACCTGTTTTGGCAAGTTGGACAATGCCACGGCTTACTACCCTCCAGTTACGTTTGGTGAAAATATGCCGGCGCTGGTTTTGGCGGGCATCATTTTTGTGTTGGGGATTCAACCTGCTTGGCTGCTCAAGTGGAGCGAATCAACTACAAATGCGATCGTTGCTACTCTGCCGACGGACAGAAATACCCAAGTTGCTATTAGCTATCCCCTAGAACACTCGGATATGGAAATCGCGTCTACACAAACGAAGTCCGCCTCTGCAGACTAA
- a CDS encoding carbonic anhydrase → MNSNNRQFNLSRRNSLKFVAGAIGTGILAARAGADLAAPEPAIAQNDSTPDAALQKLMDGNKRFVDKKRQSPNQDFGRLTEVAKTQKPFAAILGCADSRFPSEIIFDQGLGDLFVCRVAGNVATPEEIGSLEFGTLVLGAKVLVVIGHKRCGAVDATIKGAQVPGQIGSLLDAIKPAVESSKNQTGDKLENASKANVVLQANKLKASPVISKLIEENKLKVVGGYYDLDTGTVTILSES, encoded by the coding sequence ATGAACTCAAACAACAGACAATTCAATCTTTCCCGCCGCAATTCCCTCAAATTTGTCGCCGGAGCCATTGGTACAGGAATACTCGCAGCACGAGCAGGCGCTGATTTGGCTGCACCCGAACCGGCAATTGCTCAAAATGACTCGACTCCCGATGCAGCTTTGCAAAAGTTAATGGACGGCAACAAGCGGTTTGTTGACAAAAAACGCCAAAGTCCCAACCAAGACTTTGGGCGCCTCACCGAAGTTGCCAAAACTCAAAAACCCTTTGCTGCTATTCTCGGCTGTGCAGATTCCCGCTTTCCTTCGGAAATTATCTTCGATCAAGGATTGGGAGATTTATTTGTCTGTCGCGTAGCCGGAAATGTTGCTACTCCCGAAGAAATTGGCAGCCTGGAATTTGGCACGCTGGTATTGGGAGCAAAAGTGCTTGTGGTAATCGGGCATAAACGTTGCGGTGCGGTAGACGCAACCATCAAAGGAGCTCAAGTTCCCGGCCAGATTGGCAGTTTGCTCGACGCGATTAAGCCTGCTGTAGAAAGCTCGAAAAACCAAACAGGCGACAAGCTAGAAAATGCTTCAAAAGCCAATGTTGTGCTCCAAGCTAACAAGTTGAAAGCATCTCCAGTTATCTCTAAGTTAATTGAGGAGAATAAACTGAAAGTTGTTGGTGGCTATTACGATTTAGACACGGGAACAGTCACTATTCTTTCTGAGTCGTGA
- a CDS encoding NAD(P)H-quinone oxidoreductase subunit F, translating into MAQILLQTVWFIPCYPLIGGVLSMLWFPAVTRRTGPRPSGYVNAILTLFAFLHAVIALTAIWNQPAQHQFIPWLNVAGLDLTIPVEISAVTVGATVLITGLNLLAQVYAFGYMEMDWGWARFFSLMGLFEAGMCGLVLCNSLFFSYMILEVLTLGTYLLVGLWFNQSLVVTGARDAFLTKRVGDLFLLMGVVAILPLAGTWNFDELAVWAQTAKLDPTVATLLTLALIAGPMGKCAQFPLHLWLDEAMEGPLPATILRNTVVVETGAWILIKLQPVIALSPIGLKTTIAVGAATAVGASLIAIAQIDIKRTLSYIVSSYMGLVFIAVGTGQAQTALTLIFAYTFAMGLLVMSIGSVVWNSITQDVRALGGLWGKRPISAISFIVGSAGLVGLPPFGCFWALEDFTSGLWQTHPFLLGIVLFVNGVTAFGLVRVFGLVFGGKPKQMTERSPEVHWPFILPMTVLMGFTLHVPHLLATWQVLPGASLNYTATGLLVLSTAIGIGAGAFVYLNEKWEKPVRIGSQALQDFFAYDFYTAKLYRVTVIFAVGLVSQIISWVDRNIVDGFVNLIGFATVFGGQSLKYNVTGQTQFYALTILFGVALLGLLVSWPLLARLSLIVGG; encoded by the coding sequence ATGGCTCAAATCTTACTCCAGACGGTTTGGTTTATACCTTGCTATCCACTCATCGGCGGAGTTCTGTCGATGCTGTGGTTTCCAGCAGTTACCCGCCGCACGGGGCCAAGACCATCCGGTTACGTGAACGCCATATTAACCTTGTTCGCTTTCTTACACGCCGTCATAGCCCTGACAGCTATCTGGAACCAACCGGCGCAACACCAGTTTATTCCTTGGCTGAATGTAGCAGGTTTAGACTTAACCATTCCCGTTGAAATCTCTGCTGTCACCGTCGGGGCGACTGTTTTGATTACCGGACTGAACTTGCTGGCGCAGGTTTATGCTTTCGGTTACATGGAAATGGACTGGGGCTGGGCTCGGTTCTTTTCTCTGATGGGGCTGTTTGAAGCCGGGATGTGTGGCTTGGTACTGTGCAATTCCCTGTTCTTCAGCTACATGATTTTGGAAGTTCTGACTTTGGGTACTTACCTGCTAGTCGGGCTGTGGTTCAATCAGTCTTTGGTGGTGACAGGAGCCCGCGACGCTTTCTTAACAAAGCGGGTGGGAGATTTATTTCTGCTGATGGGAGTAGTCGCCATTCTGCCGCTGGCTGGAACTTGGAATTTTGACGAGTTGGCTGTTTGGGCCCAGACTGCAAAGCTTGACCCCACTGTAGCGACACTGCTGACTTTAGCTTTGATTGCCGGCCCGATGGGTAAGTGTGCTCAGTTTCCCTTGCACCTGTGGCTAGATGAGGCGATGGAAGGCCCGCTGCCGGCGACGATTTTGCGGAACACCGTAGTTGTGGAAACTGGTGCTTGGATTTTGATTAAGTTGCAGCCAGTGATTGCTTTGTCGCCGATCGGACTGAAGACAACTATTGCTGTGGGTGCTGCGACAGCGGTGGGTGCTTCATTAATTGCGATCGCCCAAATCGACATCAAGCGCACGCTTTCCTATATAGTCAGCTCTTACATGGGCTTAGTATTTATCGCCGTCGGTACCGGACAAGCCCAGACAGCCCTGACATTGATATTTGCCTACACCTTCGCAATGGGTTTGCTGGTGATGAGCATCGGTTCGGTAGTTTGGAACAGCATCACTCAGGATGTCCGAGCTCTCGGCGGTTTGTGGGGAAAGCGGCCAATATCAGCGATATCGTTTATTGTCGGTAGCGCTGGATTGGTGGGACTGCCGCCCTTCGGCTGTTTCTGGGCTTTAGAAGACTTCACATCCGGGCTTTGGCAAACTCACCCTTTCTTGTTAGGAATAGTGCTGTTTGTAAACGGCGTCACTGCTTTTGGCTTGGTGCGCGTCTTCGGTTTAGTTTTCGGCGGCAAACCAAAGCAAATGACCGAACGTTCGCCGGAAGTTCACTGGCCTTTTATCTTGCCCATGACTGTTTTAATGGGCTTTACTTTGCACGTTCCGCACTTGCTGGCGACGTGGCAGGTCTTGCCTGGGGCAAGTTTGAATTATACCGCCACTGGACTGCTAGTTTTGTCAACCGCGATCGGCATCGGTGCAGGAGCATTTGTTTACCTGAACGAGAAATGGGAAAAACCGGTGCGAATCGGTTCTCAAGCCCTGCAAGACTTTTTTGCCTACGACTTTTACACTGCCAAACTTTACCGCGTGACAGTGATATTTGCAGTTGGTTTGGTTTCGCAAATCATCTCCTGGGTCGATCGCAATATTGTTGACGGATTCGTGAACTTAATCGGTTTTGCAACGGTTTTCGGCGGGCAGAGCCTCAAATACAACGTTACGGGTCAAACTCAGTTTTACGCCCTGACAATTCTGTTCGGAGTAGCACTTTTGGGACTGCTGGTAAGCTGGCCTTTGCTAGCTCGCCTGTCGCTGATTGTGGGCGGGTAA
- a CDS encoding glycosyltransferase, producing MNSDGFLPQVSVVVPVYNGEMDLPELIECLRSQTYPPHRVEYLLVDNKSRDRTSTILQTAASNPPSVPPLVRGGSNFNQITIRPLTENQIQSSYAARNQGIRASTGEIIAFTDADCRPESDWLENLVKPFVDLEIGIICGEILALPGKTILEQHADRQNTLSQKHTLAHPFCPYGQTANLAVRRLVLQQIGLFRPYLTSGGDADLCWRILRETSYKMYFAEKAIVRHRHRSTIKQLQSQWYRYGESNKYLHELHGVDLMREFTTGEYFYRLARWLFKEFPVAAAKSAIARADLVDLFNTPIGLLNVRSRAMGQRQAKLPESAWDIERF from the coding sequence ATGAACAGTGACGGGTTTTTACCTCAAGTTTCGGTAGTTGTGCCTGTTTACAACGGCGAGATGGATTTGCCGGAGTTGATCGAGTGCCTGCGATCGCAAACTTATCCGCCACACAGAGTAGAATATCTCTTAGTAGACAACAAAAGTCGCGATCGCACTTCAACCATCCTCCAAACAGCAGCCTCTAACCCCCCCTCAGTCCCCCCTTTGGTAAGGGGAGGAAGCAATTTCAATCAAATAACCATTCGCCCCCTCACCGAAAATCAGATTCAAAGTTCCTACGCCGCCCGCAATCAAGGAATTCGCGCATCCACAGGCGAAATCATTGCATTTACCGATGCAGACTGTCGCCCGGAATCTGACTGGCTGGAAAATTTAGTTAAGCCCTTTGTTGACTTAGAAATAGGAATTATCTGCGGGGAAATACTCGCATTGCCCGGTAAAACTATCTTAGAACAACACGCCGATCGCCAAAATACTTTATCTCAAAAACATACTCTCGCTCACCCTTTTTGTCCCTACGGTCAAACCGCCAACTTAGCTGTAAGGAGGCTAGTTTTACAACAAATAGGATTATTTCGCCCTTACCTCACCAGTGGCGGCGATGCTGACTTGTGTTGGCGGATTTTGCGGGAAACATCCTATAAAATGTATTTTGCCGAAAAGGCGATCGTCCGACACCGCCACCGTTCAACCATAAAACAGTTGCAAAGTCAATGGTATCGGTACGGCGAATCTAATAAATATTTGCACGAACTCCACGGTGTCGATTTGATGCGAGAATTCACAACAGGGGAATATTTTTACCGGCTGGCTAGGTGGCTGTTCAAGGAATTTCCGGTTGCTGCTGCCAAAAGTGCGATCGCCCGAGCCGATCTGGTAGATTTGTTTAATACGCCGATCGGTCTTTTGAATGTTAGGTCGCGGGCGATGGGACAGCGCCAAGCCAAACTGCCCGAATCCGCTTGGGACATTGAGCGGTTTTAA
- a CDS encoding murein L,D-transpeptidase, which translates to MEINKIRGNFGKIVSSTSLLLLAASSVFYWNLVRLGYAVPIPYILDVFCLNNCPADDLNILHTQFPPENLLNYDKPLIQILGEPDKLDKNRISILVQKSKYRLTVYDSKKPVKSYPVVFGGNPTGDKLKAGDLRTPEGVFSIKDMYPHESWSKFMWLDYPTKQSWRKHIKAKQDGTIRWGDSVGSEVGIHGVPPNSDNIIKSRSNWTLGCVSLENKDVEELYQFVEKGTEVEIIR; encoded by the coding sequence ATGGAAATCAATAAAATCAGGGGCAATTTTGGAAAAATTGTTTCATCTACAAGCCTTCTCTTGCTGGCTGCTAGCTCAGTTTTTTACTGGAACCTCGTTAGGCTCGGTTATGCTGTTCCAATTCCCTACATTTTAGACGTTTTCTGCTTAAATAACTGTCCGGCTGATGATTTAAATATTTTGCATACCCAATTCCCGCCCGAGAATTTATTAAACTACGACAAGCCGCTAATACAAATTTTAGGCGAACCAGATAAGTTAGATAAAAACAGAATTTCCATCCTGGTTCAAAAATCAAAATACAGGCTGACTGTATACGATAGCAAAAAGCCTGTAAAATCTTATCCTGTAGTATTTGGTGGCAATCCCACAGGTGATAAATTAAAAGCAGGAGATTTGCGGACGCCGGAAGGTGTTTTTAGTATTAAAGATATGTACCCTCACGAAAGTTGGTCAAAGTTTATGTGGCTGGATTATCCAACCAAACAATCTTGGCGCAAACATATAAAAGCTAAGCAAGATGGTACAATTAGGTGGGGCGACAGTGTAGGCAGCGAAGTCGGGATTCACGGCGTTCCTCCTAATTCGGATAATATTATAAAATCTCGATCGAACTGGACTTTGGGATGCGTTTCGCTGGAAAATAAGGATGTTGAGGAGTTGTATCAGTTTGTGGAGAAAGGCACAGAAGTAGAAATTATTCGATAA